One Methylosinus sp. C49 DNA segment encodes these proteins:
- a CDS encoding 3-hydroxyacyl-CoA dehydrogenase NAD-binding domain-containing protein: protein MNLVNFRFETGADGVALLTWDSPDRSMNVITFEVMDELEKVIDEVASNPEIKGCVIASGKPAFSGGADLSMLQKSAVEYAKAVREQGEEAAMKQFFEGARRLSLLYRKLETNGKPFAIAIHGACLGGAFELALACHYRVLSDSDKTKVGLPEIKVGLFPGAGGTQRIARLMQTGDALQLLFKGEQLKASKAKAAGLVHELAPEGEIVERARAWIVNGGKGKAPWDVEGFKPPSGRVYSPGGMMVWPAANAIYRRETFDNYPAAKAILHSVFEGLQLPFDLGLRVEARWFAHILRSKQAAAMIRSLFLSKNELEKGAHRPKEIPPAKFAKIGVLGAGFMGAGVAYVSALAGIEVVLIDRDQESADKGKAVIDKLISGQVSRGRATAADKEALLSRITATPDYEKLAGADLIVEAVFEERGVKAEVTKKAQAVVGPDVIFASNTSTLPISSLAETSLRPENFVGIHFFSPVEKMLLVEVIRGKKSNDRAVATALDFVRVLKKTPIVVNDSRGFYANRCVLNFVREGQIMLTEGVPPAMIETAARMAGMPVGPLSLNDEIALDLAWKIHLATKKDLGEAAVDPTQERVLHFMVEQEGRLGRKNGKGFYDYPASGKKSLWPGLAALADEKLDPDAIDVEELKQRFLAVQAVEAARVLFEGVVTDPREADVGSILGFGFAPFTGGTLSYIDGVGTAAFVAICDALTQKYGERFAAPAELREMAKKGESFYGKYGAQAKAA from the coding sequence ATGAACCTCGTCAATTTCCGTTTCGAGACCGGCGCCGACGGCGTCGCTCTGCTCACCTGGGACAGCCCCGACCGCTCGATGAACGTCATCACCTTCGAGGTGATGGACGAATTGGAAAAAGTCATCGACGAGGTGGCGAGCAATCCTGAGATCAAGGGCTGCGTGATCGCATCGGGCAAGCCGGCTTTCTCCGGCGGCGCCGATCTCTCCATGCTGCAGAAGAGCGCGGTGGAATATGCGAAGGCCGTGCGCGAGCAGGGCGAAGAGGCTGCGATGAAGCAGTTCTTCGAAGGCGCGCGCAGATTGTCGCTGCTCTATCGCAAGCTCGAGACCAATGGCAAGCCATTCGCCATCGCCATTCACGGCGCCTGTCTCGGCGGCGCTTTCGAGCTGGCGCTCGCTTGCCATTATCGCGTGCTCTCCGACTCGGACAAAACAAAGGTCGGCCTGCCGGAAATCAAGGTCGGCCTCTTCCCCGGCGCCGGCGGCACGCAGCGCATCGCGCGGCTGATGCAGACGGGCGACGCTCTGCAATTGCTGTTCAAGGGCGAGCAATTGAAAGCGTCCAAGGCAAAGGCCGCCGGACTCGTTCACGAGCTCGCGCCGGAAGGCGAGATCGTCGAGCGGGCGCGCGCATGGATCGTCAATGGCGGCAAGGGCAAGGCGCCTTGGGACGTCGAAGGCTTCAAGCCGCCGTCCGGCCGCGTCTATTCGCCCGGCGGCATGATGGTATGGCCGGCCGCCAACGCCATCTACCGCCGCGAGACCTTCGACAATTATCCGGCCGCCAAGGCGATCTTGCACAGCGTCTTCGAGGGGCTGCAACTGCCCTTCGATCTCGGCCTACGCGTCGAGGCGCGCTGGTTCGCGCATATTCTGCGCTCCAAGCAGGCCGCGGCGATGATCCGCTCGCTGTTCCTCTCCAAGAATGAGCTGGAGAAGGGCGCGCATCGGCCGAAGGAAATTCCGCCGGCGAAATTCGCCAAGATCGGCGTGCTCGGCGCCGGCTTCATGGGCGCGGGCGTCGCTTATGTCAGCGCGCTCGCCGGCATAGAAGTGGTGCTGATCGATCGCGATCAGGAGAGCGCCGACAAGGGCAAGGCGGTGATCGACAAGCTCATCTCCGGCCAGGTGTCGCGCGGCCGCGCCACGGCGGCGGACAAGGAAGCGCTGCTTTCGCGCATCACAGCGACGCCCGATTATGAGAAGCTCGCCGGCGCCGATCTTATCGTCGAGGCCGTGTTCGAGGAGCGCGGCGTGAAGGCGGAAGTAACGAAAAAGGCGCAAGCGGTCGTGGGGCCGGATGTGATCTTCGCCTCCAACACCTCCACTCTGCCGATCAGCTCGCTGGCCGAGACGTCGCTTCGCCCCGAGAATTTCGTCGGCATTCATTTCTTCTCGCCGGTGGAGAAAATGCTGCTCGTCGAGGTGATCCGCGGCAAGAAGAGCAATGATCGCGCCGTGGCGACGGCGCTGGATTTCGTGCGCGTGCTGAAAAAGACGCCGATCGTCGTCAATGATTCACGCGGCTTCTACGCCAATCGCTGCGTGCTCAATTTCGTGCGCGAAGGGCAGATCATGCTCACCGAAGGCGTGCCGCCGGCGATGATCGAGACCGCCGCGCGCATGGCCGGAATGCCGGTCGGCCCACTCTCGCTCAATGACGAGATCGCGCTCGATCTCGCCTGGAAAATCCATCTCGCGACCAAGAAGGATCTCGGCGAGGCCGCCGTCGATCCGACGCAGGAGCGCGTGCTGCATTTCATGGTGGAGCAGGAAGGGCGCCTCGGCCGCAAGAACGGCAAGGGATTCTATGATTATCCGGCGAGCGGCAAGAAGAGCCTGTGGCCGGGCCTCGCCGCGCTCGCCGACGAGAAGCTCGATCCCGACGCCATCGATGTGGAGGAGCTGAAGCAGCGCTTCCTCGCCGTGCAGGCGGTGGAGGCGGCGCGCGTCTTGTTCGAGGGCGTCGTCACCGATCCGCGCGAGGCGGATGTCGGCTCCATTCTCGGCTTCGGCTTCGCGCCTTTCACCGGCGGCACTTTGTCTTACATCGACGGCGTCGGAACGGCGGCCTTCGTCGCCATTTGCGACGCGCTGACGCAGAAATATGGCGAGCGCTTCGCCGCACCCGCCGAGCTGCGCGAGATGGCGAAAAAGGGCGAGAGCTTCTACGGCAAATATGGCGCGCAGGCGAAGGCGGCGTGA
- a CDS encoding aldo/keto reductase, producing the protein MRYNQLGRTGLFVSEICLGAMTFGEAGGAGIWGAIADVDQQAAMRIIERAFAAGVNFIDTADVYSFGRSEKMVGQALVDLGVKRKDVVIATKFYGETGAGPNDRGASRGHIMDSVEASLERLQTDHIDLYQIHGNDAVTPIDETLRALDDLVSRGLVRYIGLSNWQAWRIAKALGVSERLGYARYETVQAYYSIAGRDLEREIVPLLTEEKLGLMVWSPLAGGLLSGKYGPGAPEGAEGRRVSFDFPPVDKDHAFACVAAMREIGAKHGASVAEVALAYVLAKPFVTTVIIGARRIDQLEQNLAAVKLQLGAQDMERLDAASALAKEYPGWMLERQGAFRRPAPFEPK; encoded by the coding sequence ATGCGTTACAATCAGCTCGGCCGCACCGGCCTCTTCGTCTCGGAAATCTGCCTCGGCGCGATGACCTTCGGCGAGGCGGGCGGCGCCGGAATATGGGGCGCGATCGCCGATGTCGATCAGCAGGCGGCGATGCGCATCATCGAGCGCGCTTTCGCGGCCGGCGTCAATTTCATCGACACGGCCGATGTCTATTCCTTCGGCCGTTCGGAGAAAATGGTGGGGCAAGCGCTCGTCGATCTCGGCGTGAAACGCAAGGACGTCGTCATCGCCACCAAATTCTATGGCGAGACCGGCGCCGGCCCCAATGATCGCGGCGCCTCGCGCGGGCATATAATGGACAGCGTCGAGGCCAGCCTCGAGCGCTTGCAGACCGATCACATCGATCTCTATCAGATCCACGGCAATGACGCCGTGACGCCGATCGACGAGACATTGCGTGCGCTGGACGATCTCGTCTCGCGCGGGCTGGTGCGCTACATCGGCCTCTCCAATTGGCAGGCTTGGCGCATCGCCAAGGCGCTCGGCGTCTCGGAGCGGCTGGGCTATGCGCGTTACGAGACGGTGCAGGCCTATTATTCCATCGCCGGCCGCGATCTCGAGCGCGAGATCGTCCCTCTGCTCACAGAAGAAAAGCTCGGCCTCATGGTGTGGTCGCCGCTCGCCGGCGGCCTGCTCTCGGGCAAATATGGACCGGGCGCGCCCGAGGGCGCCGAGGGCCGCCGCGTCTCCTTCGATTTCCCGCCCGTCGACAAGGATCACGCCTTCGCTTGCGTCGCGGCGATGCGTGAGATCGGCGCGAAGCACGGCGCGAGCGTCGCCGAGGTCGCGCTCGCCTATGTTCTCGCCAAGCCTTTCGTCACCACCGTCATCATCGGCGCGAGGCGCATCGATCAGCTCGAGCAAAATCTCGCAGCTGTGAAGCTGCAGCTCGGTGCGCAGGATATGGAGCGGCTCGACGCGGCGAGCGCGCTGGCGAAGGAATATCCGGGCTGGATGCTCGAGCGTCAGGGCGCTTTTCGCCGTCCTGCGCCATTCGAGCCGAAATGA
- a CDS encoding acetyl-CoA C-acetyltransferase gives MPEAYIYDAVRTPRGRGKPDGSLHEVSSLGLAVTALSALKERNNLDGAPVDDVILGCVDPVGEAGGDIARAAAISAGYGYDVPGVQINRFCASGLDSVNFAAAQIMSGQHELTIGGGVESMSRVGIGASGGAWPVDPTIAIPSYFMPQGVSADLIATKYGFSRDDVDAYAVQSQQRAARAWEEKRFSKSIAPVKDVNGLTILDRDEHMRPATDMQSLAALKPSFAFFAEQAGFDAVAIQAHPDVEKLTHVHHAGNSSGIVDGAAAVLLGSREAGERHGLKPRARVRAFANIGSEPALMLTGPVDVTKKLLAKTGMSLSDIDLIEVNEAFAAVVLRFMQAFGLDDAKVNVNGGAIALGHPLGATGAMLVGTALDELERSGKSTALVTLCIGAGMGTATIIERV, from the coding sequence ATGCCCGAAGCCTATATCTACGACGCCGTGCGCACGCCGCGCGGGCGCGGCAAGCCCGATGGCTCGCTGCATGAGGTGTCGAGCCTCGGCCTCGCCGTCACCGCTCTCTCCGCGCTGAAGGAGCGGAACAATCTCGACGGCGCGCCGGTCGATGACGTGATCCTCGGCTGCGTCGATCCGGTCGGCGAGGCGGGCGGCGACATCGCCCGCGCCGCGGCGATCTCCGCCGGCTATGGCTATGATGTGCCCGGCGTGCAGATCAATCGCTTTTGCGCTTCCGGTCTCGACTCGGTGAATTTCGCAGCGGCGCAGATCATGTCCGGCCAGCATGAGCTGACCATCGGCGGCGGCGTCGAGAGCATGAGCCGCGTCGGCATCGGCGCCTCCGGCGGCGCCTGGCCGGTCGATCCGACCATCGCCATCCCCTCCTACTTCATGCCGCAGGGCGTCTCTGCCGATCTCATCGCGACGAAATATGGCTTCTCGCGCGATGACGTCGATGCTTACGCCGTGCAGTCGCAGCAGCGCGCCGCGCGCGCCTGGGAAGAGAAGCGCTTTTCGAAATCCATCGCGCCGGTGAAGGACGTCAACGGCCTCACCATCTTGGATCGCGACGAGCATATGCGCCCCGCGACCGATATGCAGTCGCTCGCCGCGCTGAAGCCGTCCTTCGCTTTCTTCGCCGAGCAGGCGGGCTTCGATGCGGTCGCCATTCAGGCGCATCCCGACGTCGAGAAATTGACCCATGTGCATCACGCCGGCAATTCCTCCGGCATCGTCGACGGCGCCGCCGCGGTGCTGCTCGGCTCGCGCGAGGCGGGCGAGCGCCATGGGCTGAAGCCCCGCGCGCGCGTGCGCGCTTTCGCCAATATCGGCTCCGAGCCGGCGCTGATGCTGACCGGCCCGGTGGATGTGACGAAGAAGCTGCTCGCCAAGACCGGCATGAGCCTTTCCGACATCGACCTCATAGAGGTGAACGAGGCTTTCGCCGCTGTGGTGCTGCGCTTCATGCAGGCTTTCGGCCTCGACGATGCAAAAGTGAATGTGAATGGCGGCGCCATCGCCCTCGGCCATCCGCTCGGCGCCACCGGCGCGATGCTGGTCGGCACGGCGCTGGATGAATTGGAGCGCAGCGGCAAGTCCACGGCGCTGGTGACGCTCTGCATCGGCGCGGGAATGGGAACCGCGACGATCATCGAGCGCGTGTGA
- a CDS encoding acyl-CoA dehydrogenase C-terminal domain-containing protein, with the protein MPIYKAPVDDTLFLLNDVLHFERYGNLPGFADAAPDVLAQIIGEAGKICEERLQPLNRSGDAEGCRLDAAGDVTTPAGFKEAYREFVAGGWVGLAVPPEYDGQGLPYTLAVVMNEFASAANMSFAMYPGLTQGALAALLRHGSEEQKRLFAPPMAAGRWTGTMNLTEPQCGTDLGLLTTKASPREDGSYSITGQKIFISAGEHDLSENIIHLVLARIEGAPAGVKGISLFIVPKYEVNPDGTLGARNAVRCGALEHKMGIHGNATCVMNYDGARGFLVGEPNRGLNAMFVMMNEARLGVAVQGLAQSEVAYQNAAAYAKERLQGRALTGAKNAGGGADPIIVHPDVRRALMEMKAFNEAARGLALATALDSDIAHRSEDAKARQAADDRLGLLTPVLKGVLTDLGFESAVKAQQIWGGHGYIDENGVEQFVRDARITMIYEGANGIQALDLVGRKLPKDNGRAAMAYFAEVSDFIAHESSDEMKPFVEPLKAALGDLQKATIWLMQNALAKPDNGAGASYDYMHLFGRVALGYTWARIARAALARKKEAQGDAAWLDAKLTTGKFYMEKMLPETGFRLARITAGVDTLMSLPGEMF; encoded by the coding sequence ATGCCGATCTACAAGGCCCCGGTGGACGACACTCTCTTCCTCTTGAACGACGTCCTGCATTTCGAGCGCTATGGCAATCTGCCCGGATTCGCCGACGCTGCGCCCGACGTTCTGGCGCAGATCATCGGCGAGGCGGGGAAAATCTGCGAGGAGCGGCTGCAGCCCTTGAACCGCAGCGGCGATGCGGAAGGGTGCCGGCTGGACGCGGCTGGCGACGTCACGACTCCCGCGGGCTTCAAGGAGGCGTATCGCGAATTCGTCGCCGGCGGCTGGGTGGGGCTGGCGGTTCCGCCCGAATATGACGGACAGGGCCTGCCTTATACGTTGGCCGTGGTGATGAATGAATTCGCCTCGGCGGCCAACATGTCCTTCGCAATGTATCCGGGCCTGACGCAAGGCGCGCTCGCCGCGCTGCTGCGGCATGGCAGCGAGGAGCAGAAGCGCCTCTTCGCGCCGCCCATGGCGGCGGGCCGCTGGACCGGCACGATGAATCTCACCGAGCCGCAATGCGGCACCGATCTCGGCCTGCTCACCACCAAGGCGAGCCCGCGCGAGGACGGCTCCTATTCCATCACCGGGCAGAAGATTTTCATCTCCGCCGGCGAGCATGATCTTTCCGAGAACATTATACATCTCGTGCTCGCGCGTATCGAAGGCGCGCCGGCGGGGGTGAAGGGCATCTCCCTTTTCATCGTGCCGAAATACGAGGTGAATCCCGATGGGACTCTCGGCGCGCGCAACGCGGTGCGCTGCGGCGCGCTCGAGCATAAGATGGGCATTCACGGCAACGCCACATGCGTGATGAATTATGACGGCGCCAGGGGCTTTCTGGTCGGCGAGCCCAATCGGGGCCTCAATGCGATGTTCGTGATGATGAACGAGGCGCGGCTCGGCGTCGCCGTGCAGGGTCTCGCGCAATCGGAGGTCGCCTATCAGAATGCGGCCGCCTACGCCAAGGAGCGCCTGCAGGGACGCGCGCTCACCGGCGCCAAGAACGCCGGCGGCGGCGCCGATCCCATCATCGTGCATCCCGACGTGCGGCGCGCGCTGATGGAGATGAAGGCCTTCAACGAGGCGGCGCGGGGCCTCGCTCTCGCCACCGCGCTGGACAGCGATATCGCGCATCGCTCGGAGGATGCGAAGGCGCGTCAGGCGGCGGACGATCGTCTCGGCCTGCTGACGCCGGTGCTGAAGGGCGTGCTCACCGATCTCGGCTTCGAGAGCGCGGTGAAGGCGCAGCAGATATGGGGCGGGCACGGCTACATAGACGAGAATGGCGTCGAGCAATTCGTGCGCGACGCGCGCATCACCATGATCTATGAGGGCGCCAATGGCATTCAGGCGCTCGATCTCGTCGGCCGCAAATTGCCCAAGGACAATGGCCGCGCCGCAATGGCTTATTTCGCGGAGGTGAGCGACTTCATCGCCCACGAGAGCTCCGACGAGATGAAGCCCTTCGTGGAGCCGCTGAAGGCTGCGCTCGGCGATTTGCAAAAGGCCACGATCTGGCTGATGCAGAATGCGCTCGCCAAGCCCGACAATGGCGCCGGCGCATCTTATGATTACATGCATCTCTTCGGCCGCGTGGCGCTCGGCTACACATGGGCGCGCATCGCCCGCGCTGCGCTCGCCAGGAAGAAGGAGGCGCAAGGCGATGCTGCCTGGCTCGACGCCAAGCTGACGACGGGCAAATTCTATATGGAGAAGATGCTGCCCGAGACGGGCTTTCGTCTGGCGCGCATCACGGCGGGCGTCGATACGCTGATGAGCCTGCCGGGGGAGATGTTTTGA